The genomic DNA GACACAGCGACGAAGTAGACCATCGGGACAGACCTTAAACAGATAGGGGTCATCCCAAAGGTGAAATCTGCTGAGGTGAATTAAcctcttcttgtcttctcctgGATGTATCTAGTCACCATGAAGTTCACAAGGTTAGCATACCATGGACTGGATGCAGTGACCTTCAGGAGACTATCATCTCTCAGATAATCATTGATCGGAAGATCCGATCCTTGGATTTGCATCTGGTAGAGATGATCAAACACACAATTATTtgctcctttcttgtcccttatttCAAGATCGAACTCTTGAAGGAGCAGAATCCAATGGATGAGTCATGGCGTAGCGTCCTTCTTGGTGAGTAGGTACTTAAGTGCAGCGTGATCCGTGTACACTATCACTTtagcaccaaccaagtaggaCCTGAACTTGTCCATGGCAAAGACCACGGCCAACAGTTCCTTCTCTGTTGTGGCATAGTTAAGCTGGGGGCCGGTCAGTGTCTTACTGGCATAAGATATAGCGTAGTGTTGCTTATCCTTGCACTGACCGAGCACTGCTCCGACGGCATAGTCACTAGCGCcgcacatgatctcgaaaggaAGGCTCCAATCAGGGGGTTGTATGATGGGTGCGGTaatgagtgccttcttgagggtgTAGAAGGCTAGGAGGCAATCGTCATTGAAGTTGAAAGGGGCATCCTTGGTAAGCAGATTTGTCAACGGTCAGGCTATACGGGAGAAGTCCTTGATGAATCTCCGGTAAAAGCCAGCGTGGCCCAGAAAACTTCTCGCCCCTTTGACATTCGTCGGGGATGGCAATTGCTTGATCACCTATATCTTTTcccgatccacttctatccctctttcaaacactctatgtccgaggacaatcccctctctgaccatgaaatggcacttttcccaattaagGACCAAGTGCGTGTCTTGACATCTCTTGAGAACTTTATCCAAATTCTCAAGGCATTCATCAAAACTCTTTCCAtagaccgagaaatcatccatgaaaacttccatgatgttCTCGATCAAGTCAGAGATGATCGCCATCATACATCACTGAAAAGAAGTGGGTGCGTTGCAGAGACCAAAGGACATTCGCCGATAGGCGAACGTGCCGTACgggcaggtgaaggtagtcttattCTGGTCATTAGGATGGATAGgaatctgatgataaccagaaTAGCCATCGAGGTAACAGAAATAGGAATGCTAGGCTAGCCTTTCAAGCATTTCGTCAATGAAGGGCagtgggaagtgatctttccggGTAGCTTTGTTAACCATccggtagtcgatgcacattcgCCAACCAGTAACGGTCCTCTGAGGTATGAGCTCATTTCTTTCATTCTGGACCACTGTCATGCCTCCCTTCTGTAACactcggtttataaaagaacataaaccgagcaatcatatacgtgccaggatcaagtcacacgtatatacaacagaatgaacagtatatcacagcacatatcacgaataagacataataaaacgaatacgaatgttatttattacaataatgacaatatgtctgatacagcggaagcgaagtacaaaatacgataaagctctccgaagctgaagcagggcgccacagggacgtcgactgggagacgaagcacctagaagtcctcgtagtcctggtagcgctggacgaactccctcgtgtcggcaggaactgagcagcagtagcgtagccaagaggaaaaagtagagtagaggcaagagtgagtacacaacttgtactcaacaagtataacacaaactatgaggctctaggctggctgactcaactgcattagcttttaagtgttggcaaaattttattaaagctatttactacgagttgatgaattaccattgacccagttacatagtaattaatcagaattaaatatGAAACTACTGAGGACCATacaaaaccaaaccaccaaggaaaccccgagaagcacctccctcgtcggaaggagataacttcactaatcaaaaggaggatctgggctgctcataaccgtgagcacggctagtataccagttttacactctgcagaggttgcacatctttacccacaagtcgtgagctacgccagttgttcatcacacttccttaggtgagatggccagcgactcactacgaggcctttaaaaagaatctcgttggtaaggcgtaaccgcgagagttaggtcggcgacgatggggcccacctccgggggtacaagcacaggagcgcaatccaagcacagaccaagccggaggagcagggaccattgaagcttactactcttgccccgcaggtaagttactccaaaccaaaaagatctaattattacgccaagtctatcccattctagccttgtggtagcgctgttgtcccaggttgtcgctctatgaaccggtccttatggagagtggccaaccaagcactaagcaccgtgctggccccctaaaccatgtttctaacaaaagccaattttaacgagacgtgagccactcaagccacacagagtgccactctcagaattaagttcaagtaaaccattaatcaatttaattaaaaaggaccagagtgtgttatagcgcagcaacctagcacaactaacagtattaaaatgcagtattaAAATGCCCATGGAATATTCCAAAAATGTAGTAGTTGAGAGATATTACGGGATTTACAGGCTCACTGGTGGGTGAACTAACAGCTATATATACCCCTGTAAAGTTCATTGATGGGACATTGAATACAAGTGATCAGTTACACTTGCATTGATTTTTGTGTTCTCGCTTTCCGTGCCATCTGTGAAGGATACCTTGTCCTCCAGTTCTCGGGCTGTTGTGATACTCCTTCACTCCGAATGGTATCTTCCACCAATATGCACACACCCCGTGGGCGCGGCGAGCCACGTGGCCGTCCTAgtcggcggtggcgaggcgctCGTAGGAGGGGCTCATGGTGAACATGGTGAGCGGCGGCAAGCGCCATGGAGCAGGAACCCTAGTAAGAATCTTAGAACTGGGGAGAAAAGAGGGAAGGAAGATGAGGGTGATGTCTTATCGGCAAGAAGACGTCCAAGAGCATGGACGATGGATGGGagtagccgccgccgtcgtctcaTGTTGCGCCGTCGCTGCCCCTCGCTACGCCCCGCTGCCTTGTCGCCTCCTGCGTTGCCAAGCACGGGCTCGGCCTCACGCACAGCAGTATGTAATCTGGAGGGCACGAGGTGGGGATCCAATCCGGGCCGTGGAGGGGGTGGGTGGCAATATGTTTTAAATCGCGGGCTATAGGTTTTAGCGGAGCTTTTCTCAAAACGCTAAGACAGCTATGCCGAAACCAATGGTCCATCCAACTCCTACCTGGTTTCTATCCAGGACATTTTATTCCATCTGGAATGGGCCTCGAAACGGGCCATTCCGAGGAAACCGAATGAGACCTTAATCACATTGTCGAAGTAGAAACCGGTAGTTTGGAATTGGACAACTTGTGATGGCCGCATAAAAGCAGTAGATATACCATGTTCAAGCAGTAATCCTGAAAGAAGAGTTGTCTGTGTTCTCATATCTTTCCGCATGATAGCAGCACCTCTTTGTGCATAGCTCGCTTAATTTACCGAGCTAGGTGATCCAATCTGTTTGACATCATGGTCTAATTCAACATTCTTTTAACTCTTTCCAAAGTTATGCAagtctgaatctaaattatttaTTGTTAATTAATTCCAGATTCAGTCTCTGCGTCCAAAAAGGGTGCCTCTGTTTTGTGCGAACATCTGAATGGCAGCAGGGTTGATGCCTGTTTTCTTTGACTTTCCTTAGATAACAATCCACACATTCGAAGCTGATATTGGCTCCAAACTAATTTAAGTGCATAGCCATGGATGGTCCAGAATGCGCACCGCCAATGGTCGCGGTTAACGTCTCTGCATGGCTACCATTTGTAATAAGTAGTAAAAGAGGCCTTACACAGCTCTATTTTTGggtccttcctcctcctcggtcCCCTTGATATTTGGGGAGCATCACCTCCCCTCTCTTCTTGTCGACgtcccccctccctctcctccctccagcACCAGCGGCAGCTGTCGGATCACGGCAGCTGCTGTGAAGCACCATTCTTctggggaggaagaggaaagggaCGGCGGCACGTTTAAGCCAACCATTTCTCGTCAGATCGCAATAGAGAGCACATCGATAGAAGCCATGGGCAGCAATGGCCGAGAGCACAGGTGCGGCGTCCCACGCCCACCACCATTGTCACTTTACAGGGgctgggaggaagaagaggtcgTCAAGGCCAGCAGGCGCACTGCTTCGCCGCTGGTGCAGCCGACATCGACTGCGGCCGCGGCCAGCAGCAACACTAACAAGAAGAGGCTGACCAAGCAGCTGTCCATGAAGGAGACCACCCGGGAGGTCAAGTgggagaagcggcggcggcagatacAACGCCAGAGGAGCACCAAGGGCCTGCACGAAGCCGACGACATGGCCTGTCCTGCCGACGGCGAGGCGAGCTCGAGCACGGAGCGGGTGGCCAAGCGTCTGACGGACGGGGACCTCGATGAGCTGAAGGGATCCATGGATCTCGGCTTCAGGTTCGACGAGCAGAAAGGCGGCCAGGACCTCTGCGACACTCTTCCCGCCCTCGATCTCTACTTCGCTATCAACCGGCAGCTCTCCGAACCCAAGATGCGTTGGTCTACCAGCTCTGTGCCATCACTATCGGCCACCAAGTCGTCACCCAACCTGTGCGACACGCCAACGCCGGGTAGCCCTACCGCGCACTCTAACCCCATGGACTCCTGGAAGATTTGCAGTCCAGGTAATTTGCCATTTTGTATATATACGTCCTAAATTATAGGTTATTTTGACTTTTCTATGTACATGAATATTACTATGAAATTAGATATATGCTatatatatctagatacataattACCGGAtgatctataatttgaaacacAGGGAGTATATAGCATGAATTTCCTAGAGACATTCTGGATCCTCTATCTTGGAATTGGTGAGTTGTATATTGATGCCTTTCTTTTCCTTCGATGGTCTTGATAATGCAACAGGTGACAACCCTCAGCTTGTGAAGACAAGGCTTAGGCACTGGGCTCAACTAGTGGCTTGTTCAGTTAAGCACTCCAGCTGATCTCTCGGATACCCAACTGTACAAGTGATTGCCGCGTTAGCTCGATGGCGATGGAACAGTCGTGACAGAATGATACCTACATTACAGAATGTGAGCTTGTTGCTCTGATGCCCATGGTGAATCGTTGTGTATAGATTTAGCATATGCGTGTTGGCAAAAATATGAGTATTGTATGAGGCGTCCCAGAATTGCAAGGACAGTTTCTTAACAGAATCACCATCTCGCTCGATACCTCCTTACCGTTCCGGCAATTCTTTCTTATTGATGCAATAAGGAGAGTTTAATCATTTTGATAATCATTTTAAAAGTTGATTAACTATAAATTCCACAATCTAAAtcaattaaaataaaatatgcattaCATGTTTGTGTTGCAGTAGGAGGCTAGCTAGGAGCCATCACACTTACTAAGTTACTATACATGGTCAATCAGCCGGGATCACTACCATAATGTGCGGAGATCTAGTTGGGTAGGGTACATTATTGAAAGTATACTTTTCCATTGGTAGGCGGAGCTCGAAGCATATTTCCATCAGAGAGAGAAACTAGAATCAAGTGAAAAAACAGGTACCGGGGTATATGCATTCACGTGCATACAACTGAACGATTGAGTGGCAAAAATTTTGACGTCATTTAATTTACTCAAACTGCTTATTTTCAGTCATTCTCGTTTAGTATGCAGCACCCAGTACAAAGGTTGTTTCCAACAATTAAAATGAAACCAGAAACTATATCCTGCGTGCATACAGAAATATTTTGAAAGCTGTTCTATAGTCTAACAAAGGTATATATAAGTTGAATAGTACtcgcaaaaaaaatgaaaacaataCTGGCTTCAATCGAAAATGAAGACGATCTTAGCCTCAGAAACCGGGGACGAGCACGGTGGAGAACCAAATCACCAGGTCGTCGGTGAGTGCTTCACGGCTGGTGTGCTTGGCCGCCACCGGATGCCTGTTCTTGTCGGCCACGAACACCCGGCAGAGCGGACAGGTCCGCTTGCAGGACACCAACCAGCGGTCGATGCAGTCCCGGTGGAAAACGTGCCGGCACGGCAGTCCCCGGGTGGCCTCGCCGACGCGGATCCTCGACAGGCAGACGCGGCACTCGTCCACCGGATAGCCATCGTCCTCGCCAGCCTGCGTAGCCTCGGATCTTGCCTTGATGCACAACATCTTGGAAATGTTGGAGAGGAGGTCGCTCATGGTTGGTATAGTGCAATGCAGCTGCTGAGTATATGAGAATATGTAATGGGGGTGCAGGGTTGTGGTTCCGTGGTCAGGGCATCAGGTGGTACAATTGCATTGTCGGTAAGAGTGGTTGCCAATTTTTGAGTGCGTTGAGAGATCCATATTGAAAGCTGGTGCGCACCTACACACTCCAATGTTTCTTTTCCACAAAGCAATGATAAAGCAAGGTCTCTCAACTCTTCTTTCCCCAAGCTATAGTTGCAAAAGGTGAAAAAGTGTCTGCTGTCACTAGTACATATCGAGCttgttgtcccggttccaaactgCCTTTTGACCCAGTTTTGGAACCAGGACTACTAACTGCTTTCGTCTCGGGTGGTAGAATTGGGACAAAATATCTCTAACACTAAACAATTTTTTTGCGCTCCACAGAACTTGAACCCAAGATGTCTCGCTTCACGTGTAGCTTTCTTGCCACCCCACCTATACAACACATGTGACATTAGTTGGGATGCTATCTTTTTGAAGTAACCCGTGAATAACGCTTTGATCCCGGTTGGAGCTAGCAACCAGAACTAAAGGGTCTTTTGATCCCGATTGGtagcaccaaccgggactaaaaggtCACCATTTGGTCCCAGTTGATGGCTCCAACCGGAACTAAAGGTTTGGAATTTTTGTTccagttggagccaccaaccgagaCAAATGAGGGGCTTTTGATCCCGGTTGTTGGCTCCAATTGGGACCAAATGTCCCTGTCCCCACGGATATCGAGCTCGCcattggacccgggactaaagccaCATTGCTGACGGACCCAACGATGGGCGGGACAAATGCAAAGGATCAAAGGCTGTTTGTGTAGTagtgtgccgccgccggcggagacggttgCTTCTTCCGCCTTCGATGGCTTGTGGACCATCGGGAGGTGGCGGAGGCTGATAGCCTTTTGCCGGCTGGTGTGGTGTGTAGGTTGTTCTCTAGGTCCTAGGTTCTCTACGTTTAGGTTTCCTGGTGTTTCTGGCGGCAGCAGTGGTGGCGCAGTGGAATAAGTTCTCTCAGACTCTTCCTCATTCCTTTGGTGTTTCACTCCCGCATCAAAGGCGAGCCCTTGGAGTTGGTGTTTCATATGTGAAGCCTTTGTCTAGGGGTTGCTCGCTGACGGCTTGTCGACCTGGAAGGGAGATAGGTATGTCGGACTTTTCTTTTGGGGATGGGGTGGCAGCTTTGGATATTGTTGAAGATAGGAGATTGAAGCAGGTTCGACCATGCCCATGGCAGCATcagtcgtcgacggcgagcctaGATCCAAGGTTAACCGATGCTTGAGGTGCACCCCGGCCGATAGACTACTAGCGATGACTTCAACTCGTCCATGGGCTTGTGTGTCTTTTGAGGCTCTTCTCAACGCCTTCATGCAACAGAGTTTCGTCTGACTTGGGGATGGCAGCGACAAGCTTCTAGTGATCACTGCCGTTAGAGTCGGGAATATTTGGTCTGCGTCGGCTCTAGGGATCTCAATGTAATTTTCATGTTTTTCAGGTCCTTTGCATAAAAAAGGTTGGGACAGCTACCTCCTGGATCCGACATATCTGTAGCTGTATTTGTACGTGTCCTGTAACATATCAGTTATCGTTAATAAATGTACGTTTGACTTTAAAAAAGAGGCAAGGATAAAGCAGGCACGTGTCATCTTAAGCGAGCAAAAAATTGATGGAAGGCCATTACCGAATATATGTTGACTAGGttcatgcccgtgcgttgctacggtaCATAAAATATGTTTAGCGCAATACCCAAAATTTTGGCAACATGATATTCATCTTAGCACCTTGTTGTTTTGAGGCAAATTGTGATTCAGAAACATCAATTCATATAATAGTGTCATAGCAAGAATCAATTGTTTTAGATAATTGTGTCAAACAAGCATCAATTTTCACCGCATAGAAGAACCACTAAAAAAATGGTGTTTTGCAATCACCGATCACTATGGCCACTTTCGGTAATACAAATGAAACAACCAAAATGGCGATCTATGATGAGATA from Panicum virgatum strain AP13 chromosome 7N, P.virgatum_v5, whole genome shotgun sequence includes the following:
- the LOC120683432 gene encoding uncharacterized protein LOC120683432 gives rise to the protein MGSNGREHRCGVPRPPPLSLYRGWEEEEVVKASRRTASPLVQPTSTAAAASSNTNKKRLTKQLSMKETTREVKWEKRRRQIQRQRSTKGLHEADDMACPADGEASSSTERVAKRLTDGDLDELKGSMDLGFRFDEQKGGQDLCDTLPALDLYFAINRQLSEPKMRWSTSSVPSLSATKSSPNLCDTPTPGSPTAHSNPMDSWKICSPGDNPQLVKTRLRHWAQLVACSVKHSS
- the LOC120683433 gene encoding E3 ubiquitin-protein ligase RNF165-like yields the protein MSDLLSNISKMLCIKARSEATQAGEDDGYPVDECRVCLSRIRVGEATRGLPCRHVFHRDCIDRWLVSCKRTCPLCRVFVADKNRHPVAAKHTSREALTDDLVIWFSTVLVPGF